ACTGGAGGCCAGAATGGcaaatatctccacagccaCAGTAAATTTCCCTGGAGAGCTGACATACGCTGGGATAAAAGTGATCCACACTGCacagaatatcagcatgctgaaggtgATAAGCTTGGCTTCATTAAAATTACCAGGTAGTTTCCGAGCGAGGACAGCTAACACTAAGCAAAAGACAGCCAGTAGGCCTATGTACCCAAGCACAGCCCAAAAACCAATAGCTGAGCCTAATGCACACTCCAGGATGATTCTCTCCTTGTATGTGGTGAGGTTTTTCATTGGAAAAGGGGGACTAACAACCAACCAAATAATACATATTAAAACTTGAACACATGTGAAAGAAACTACAGTCATCCTTTGTTGAAGTGGACCAAACCATTTCATGACATTACTGCCTGGGAGTGTAGCTTTGAAGGCCATTAACACTACTATTGTTTTTCCTAGAACACAAGAGATGCAGAGGACGAAGGTGATCCCAAACGCTGTGTGGCGCAGCATGCAGGACCACTCAGAGGGTGCTCCAATGAAAGTTAATGAACATAAGAAACATAGAGtcagggagaagagcagcaggaagctcagctcTGAGTTGTTGGCTCTTACAATCGGGGATGACCTGTGACGAAAGAACACAGCTGCTGTTATAATAGCAAGACAGGCACCACCAACGGAGAATGCAGCCAGGATGATTCCGAGGACCTCGTCAAAGGACAGAAACTCCACAGGCTTTGGGAAAcaagtgtctctctctgcattaGGCCAGAACTCCTTGGGGCAAGGCAAACAATCAGAGGaatctggaaaacaaaacaacagagggGCCTTCAGTTgtcatatatttaacattttagatatgaattctaaaaaaaattaataaatacaaaaatacctGTAGCATTGCTAATCTCTCCCTCAGGACATGGTACACAATCATAACAGCAGATGggttttcctttctgcagcactTTACGAGTTCCTGGAGGACAGCTgtcactgcacactgacacaggcACCTGGAACACAGATACAGCCAAACACATATTCAGGTGTGCTATGAAGTAATGAGGGTTAAAGGATGGGTTCACGTTTCTTTTGAGTCCGACGTAAACAGTACTCACATGCATCATGTGCATTGAAAGTATTACTGGACAATATCCATTCCTCTTGTTCACAGTTGCTATCAAGAAGTACAGTCCTAAAGCCATTTCAATTTAACgggcatggggggggggggaatccaGAGTCCTTGTCTTGTTCAGCTGAAGTTAAAATGAGGATTCAGCAGTCAGTTTGACAAATCAAGTGGTTATCTCCTAGAGTTACAGTTTTTGTACTCCAAACTCCATCTAATTGTTACCTCAGCTGAAGCTCAGCAAATGAACAAATTTTCAGACTTACAATAATAAAACTTTCAAAAGATACCCAATTGGTTTGTCAAACTCACACTAttaaagtccatccatccatccattttctatgctgcttatccctttcggggtcgcgggggggggccggagcctatctcggctgtcaacaggcgggaggcgggagacaccctggaccggtcgccagtcgatcacagggcaacatatacagacatacaaccattcacactcacacctaggggcaatttagagtcaccaattaacctaatgagcatgtttttggtctgtccggagagaacatgcaagcttcacacagaaaggcctgacccgggaatcgaaccggcgaccttcttgctgtgaggcacgcgcactacctgctgcgccaccgtgcagccccactATCAAAGTCTCATGTCCAAATTTTGGACACTTTTCCCAAAATGAGCATGATGGATTTTGTTCACACGTTTTGCAGGGGAATTGATTGATCTCTTCACAGCCATGATTGCCAGGGGGGGATGATAACAGGATGATAACAGgaacataaaacacatattgGACCTTTTGAGATGACCAAATTTAAAATTGGAATATGCTAAATTATTGCTTTTGGGCTCCTTACTTGTGTGCTGCCCTCAATCCAGGTGAGGTTCCTGTCAATACGGAACTCCTGGCCCACCAGCAGTGATGCATCGTAACGACCGACTGTCACCAACTCAATGCTGccactctcttttttttgccaGTTAACCAGCTCATATTTGGCCACAGGATCCCCGTTGGCATCGAATGACACATCATAACCATTTCGGGAAAAACTGACTTTCTTCAGCTGAGTAAGAACCTGTGAGGATGAGGTCAAATAAGACAGTCAGTTTAAAGatataaaaacacataaaataagCTGAATACTTCATACCAAAAAATATGCATTATAGTATTGCAGTATTCACTTATTCACTCTGGCTGACCTGTTTGGACTCTATCCTGGTGAATTTGTCACACTGAGTTGTAGAATTTGTTTCCTGACACACAGCATTATGAATGGCATGTGCTATTGCATAAACAGCCTTGTACACCATGTTACTGATTCGGAGCTGAGATGTGTCGGTGTACGGGCTCTGGAGAGTTTGAATGTCTTCAGTTCCATCACACAAACTCTCATCTGTGGCTGcacctaaaaacacacagagactgagGAAGGtgtttgaaaagtttgaaaCTGCCTGCCACAAAGGCCTGAAATTTTCCAATGAGATTATTCACAGGGGTGCTCCTTGTGTTCAGGTGTTTATAGCCTTAGCGATGAAATTGCAATTTTAATCTGGCTcatgtgtttctctttcatttttgctgcCCTCTAATTGT
This genomic interval from Chaetodon trifascialis isolate fChaTrf1 chromosome 9, fChaTrf1.hap1, whole genome shotgun sequence contains the following:
- the LOC139336252 gene encoding extracellular calcium-sensing receptor-like yields the protein MDGDYVIGGVFAIHEYKHTEKHNYTSMPELQRCTGSIDHRQLRFSRAMIFAMKEINNSTELLPGIKLGYQIHDSCASVLMAANAAFQLSNGIDPVFDTSDNCSQSGMVMAIIGDSSSTRSISISHVIRSFNIPQVSHFATCACLSDKKQYPSFFRTIPSDQFQADALAKLVKHFGWTWIGAIRSDSDYGNNGMASFLEAAQKEGICVEYSESFFRTHPRSRIQRVADVIRRSTAMVIVAFVASKDMRILLEELSLKPSPPRQWIASESWLTDPDMVKFTFCAGAIGFAIEQSVIPGLRDFLLDLSPSEVAASPVLTEFWEDSFNCRLEKSAATDESLCDGTEDIQTLQSPYTDTSQLRISNMVYKAVYAIAHAIHNAVCQETNSTTQCDKFTRIESKQVLTQLKKVSFSRNGYDVSFDANGDPVAKYELVNWQKKESGSIELVTVGRYDASLLVGQEFRIDRNLTWIEGSTQVPVSVCSDSCPPGTRKVLQKGKPICCYDCVPCPEGEISNATDSSDCLPCPKEFWPNAERDTCFPKPVEFLSFDEVLGIILAAFSVGGACLAIITAAVFFRHRSSPIVRANNSELSFLLLFSLTLCFLCSLTFIGAPSEWSCMLRHTAFGITFVLCISCVLGKTIVVLMAFKATLPGSNVMKWFGPLQQRMTVVSFTCVQVLICIIWLVVSPPFPMKNLTTYKERIILECALGSAIGFWAVLGYIGLLAVFCLVLAVLARKLPGNFNEAKLITFSMLIFCAVWITFIPAYVSSPGKFTVAVEIFAILASSFGLTLCIFAPKCFIILFQPEKNTKKHLMNKNQL